atgtcaTCTGCGCTGAGGGTTGTTATGATGTAGTGAAGGCCTGATAAATACCAATTtgtataatattaaaataatatattaatattttagtgAGTACttataattgttttttaaatgctctaTTGTTTTCTCATGTAGATAGATCATCCTAGGGCACACTTAACAAGATATTTATTGTGAAGAATTTCACATGATGGCTCAGCAGCATTGGAACTGGATTGCATGAACTCTTGGATACTGGGTGCTCTCATGTTTACAGTTAAACCTGCCTGTTCTTTGTAAAgtaaaaaattgaaatgcatTGTTTGTAAACCAAAAGCAATTGTTTTGATGAATAAGAACCAAACCTTTTGCTGGTGCAGTTCTAGGAACGATTCTTACTGTGTTCAAAGCAATTTGAACCTTCTTGTTGTAAGGATTACATAAACAAATCTAAAATCAAGGATCCAATGTGAAGATTTATGCCACAGTGGTTCTGTTTGGTGGAGAATAGAATTCAAAATACCTTATCACTGGGAGGCTGGAGATATTAATTGCAGGTGAATATTTACAGTGACTACTATGAAAATCCTTGCTGCTTCTTCCCAGGTGCAGATGTTCTTTCACAGGCAATGGACTGTGCTTCTATACTGtttgaagcagcaggaggaggaaatccAGATTCTGTGAATCTTTTACTAGAATATGGGGCTGATGCCAATGTACCAAAGCACTCGGGTCATTTGCCAATCCACAGAGCTGCATATAGAGGACACTTTCTGTGAGTTAATAtacttaaaaatcaaataatagTGACACCAGAAATAGTAATTTTACTAATTTTACCTTATTCAAAGCAGGCAGAAAATCTGTAGCTTTGTATGAGGAATTGTTTTTGACTGTGTAAATATGTCTGTTCTGTGTCTGAATATAAGAGACCAGTTAGGATTAAATCTTCATGATTTTAGGATGCACATCTTAATCCCTCTGGTGTTTCCCCATTTGTCACAAGTAGTAACACTGTCCAATCTGATGCTGAGGCTCTTGGAACATTGTCACTCTCTTTGGATCAGTTGTCTCATCTTCACCCCATCAGAGAAATGTCATTGGTGAATATACTAAATAGACAAATAGAGAGTAAGGGTTATCCCTGTTTTAAAGAGAGTAAGACTACTGCAAGATATTTATGCTGAAATCACAACTAACAAATGAGAATCAAGCACCTCAGTATTcttaatttctgtattaatattttctgtatattaATTGTTATATTTAAACTTGGACATATATATTGCATTATAGATTATATGTATTTGTGTTATAATACATATTCTGTTAATTCCCTAATCTCTATAGGTTAAGCAGTAACACTATGCTTTCAACAGTCAGGAAACATTTCTATTGAAAAGGAATCATTAATTGCTACAGCAAGGAATGGGTTGTTCATGAATAATAGTATagtataataatattttatgtgtAGTAGATATAAAGTCAGTATCCATTGCTGGCTAACAATTTCAGTGTTAGCAATTCAAGTCGATGCATGCCATGGTACTGATTTGCCATGGTACTTGTATATTAAGACTATTCTAACAGTCATGATGAAATCTGACACCAAACAAGACAGAGAAAATCCTAGATGAGTTAGGTGAAGCAGAATGTTTACGATTCTGAGAtgcttctggttttaatttttcagagctCTAAAATATTTAGTTCCAGTGACTGATTTTTCTGCTATTAAAGAAAGCGGGATAAGTCCAGttcactcagcagcagcaggagcacatccTCAGTGCCTGGAGTTTCTCCTGCAGTCGGGTTTTGATGCCAATTTTATGCTGGCTCAGAGAGTTCGCAAAGGCTACGACGACCATCGGAAATCAGCCCTGTACTTCGCCGTTTCCAACGGGGATATCTGCTCAGCGCAGCTGCTGCTCAACGCCGGAGCCCTGACAAACCAAGATCCCATCAACTGCCTCCAAATAGCCTTGAGAATGGGCAACTACGAGTTAATGAATCTGCTGCTCCGCCACGGGGCCAACGTCAACTACTTCTGCCGCGTGAACACCACGCATTTCCCGTCCGCTCTGCAGTACGCCCTCAAGGACGAGGTCatgctgaggatgctgctgaACTACGGCTACGACGTGCACCGCTGCTTCGACTGCCCGTGGGGCAGCGGGGACCACTCCCACTACGTGACCGACGGCTGGACATCCACCGTCATCAAAGACACCATGGTAAGGGTGTCACACCTACCGCCTTCCTAAAACTGAATGGGAAGGGCTTAACGAGCtgtcagaaaaagaagttttgaaGACAGTTTACACATAAACAGAGGAACAGGCTTTAAAGGTATTAAAATTAACCAGATGTTGTTATGAAGCCTAGTTCATGATGGCAGATGTTGTAAACAGTAATTTTGAGTTGTGAAAATATAGCTGATGATTGCTAATGATCAGTAAGGAACTGGCTCTCCAGTGCTGTGTTGTCCatgctgcaaaagcagagatGTGCAGGCTGGCTCTCTGCACTGTCCTGTACCAGAACACCAGACAGGA
This portion of the Motacilla alba alba isolate MOTALB_02 chromosome 12, Motacilla_alba_V1.0_pri, whole genome shotgun sequence genome encodes:
- the ASB14 gene encoding ankyrin repeat and SOCS box protein 14 isoform X2, which translates into the protein MGHTEIMELLLQKGADVLSQAMDCASILFEAAGGGNPDSVNLLLEYGADANVPKHSGHLPIHRAAYRGHFLALKYLVPVTDFSAIKESGISPVHSAAAGAHPQCLEFLLQSGFDANFMLAQRVRKGYDDHRKSALYFAVSNGDICSAQLLLNAGALTNQDPINCLQIALRMGNYELMNLLLRHGANVNYFCRVNTTHFPSALQYALKDEVMLRMLLNYGYDVHRCFDCPWGSGDHSHYVTDGWTSTVIKDTMFCEVITLSWLKHVSGKVVRVMLDYVDHVKICWKLEAVLKEQELWPDIHFILTNPRSLKHLCRLKIRACMGRLRLRCPVFMTFLPLPKCLKDYILYKEYDLYGQENFTGIYNLNCA